In a single window of the Pseudodesulfovibrio profundus genome:
- the rpsK gene encoding 30S ribosomal protein S11 yields the protein MARPRRAGKKKEKKNIPVGIAHVKATFNNTIVTFTDVKGNVVSWASAGAHFKGSRKSTPFAAQMAAESAAKRAQDSGMRTVGIYVKGPGSGREAAMRAINNAGFKVTFIRDITPIPHNGCRPPKRRRV from the coding sequence ATGGCTAGACCTCGTCGAGCTGGGAAGAAAAAAGAGAAAAAGAACATTCCCGTAGGCATTGCTCACGTTAAAGCCACGTTCAATAATACGATCGTGACCTTCACTGACGTTAAGGGCAATGTTGTCAGCTGGGCTTCCGCAGGCGCTCATTTCAAGGGTTCCCGCAAGTCCACCCCGTTTGCAGCGCAGATGGCTGCCGAATCCGCTGCCAAGCGTGCTCAGGATTCCGGAATGCGTACTGTTGGTATTTACGTCAAGGGCCCCGGCTCTGGTCGTGAAGCCGCAATGCGCGCCATTAACAACGCTGGCTTCAAGGTGACCTTTATTCGCGATATCACACCGATTCCGCATAATGGTTGCCGTCCGCCCAAACGCCGCAGGGTCTAA
- the rpsD gene encoding 30S ribosomal protein S4 has protein sequence MARYTQAKCKLCRREGEKLFLKGDRCYTDKCAYEKRPYPPGHSGRMRHKMSDYAIQLREKQKVRRMYGVLEGQFRDYYHRADGMKGVTGHNLLMLLERRLDNVIFRLGFANSRDQARQLVRHGIFMLNGRRVNVPSMQVKPEDVIEVREEARKIPVIGEAQEVIARRGCPEWLESDGPNFKGTVKAMPSREDIQFPINEQLIVELYSK, from the coding sequence GTGGCAAGATATACTCAAGCTAAATGCAAGCTGTGCCGTCGCGAGGGAGAAAAACTCTTCCTGAAGGGCGACCGCTGCTACACTGATAAATGCGCTTATGAAAAGCGTCCGTACCCTCCGGGACACTCCGGTCGCATGCGTCACAAGATGAGTGACTACGCAATCCAGCTTCGTGAGAAGCAGAAAGTGCGTCGCATGTATGGAGTTCTCGAAGGACAGTTCCGTGATTACTACCATCGTGCCGACGGCATGAAGGGTGTAACCGGTCATAACCTGTTGATGCTCCTTGAGCGCCGACTGGACAACGTGATTTTCCGTCTTGGTTTTGCTAATTCCCGTGATCAGGCTCGTCAGCTTGTACGTCATGGTATTTTCATGCTGAACGGCCGTCGCGTAAACGTCCCTTCCATGCAGGTTAAGCCCGAAGACGTTATCGAGGTCCGTGAAGAAGCTCGCAAGATCCCTGTCATTGGTGAGGCCCAGGAAGTTATCGCTCGTCGCGGTTGCCCTGAATGGCTCGAATCCGATGGTCCCAACTTCAAGGGTACTGTCAAGGCTATGCCTAGCCGGGAAGACATTCAGTTCCCGATCAACGAGCAGCTCATCGTCGAATTGTACTCCAAGTAA
- a CDS encoding DNA-directed RNA polymerase subunit alpha gives MLIENGDKLINTRNWSELVKPEKLTRDPKSGENYGKFICEPLERGYATTIGNAMRRVLLSSMQGCAIVAASIEGVQHEFTTLPGVLEDMTEVVLNLKQVRIAMTTDEPQRLVLEANKKGPVKASMIQENQNAKVLNSDQLIATLTEDRPFKMEIEVRMGKGYVPADMHEGLTDEIGSMILDASYSPVKKVAYSVEQARVGQMTNYDKLILEVWTDGSVTPEDACAYSAKILKDQLSVFINFDELSSEAQEEEEDSIDLNPNLFKSIDELELSVRATNCLKAANIQLVGELVQRTEQAMLKTKNFGRKSLDEIRRVLDGMQLKFGMTVEDFDKKYQEWLKRKEKNEA, from the coding sequence ATGCTTATTGAGAACGGCGACAAATTAATCAACACCCGCAACTGGAGTGAACTGGTCAAACCTGAAAAGCTCACCCGTGACCCAAAGTCCGGTGAGAATTACGGCAAGTTCATCTGTGAACCCCTTGAGCGCGGTTATGCTACTACCATTGGTAATGCCATGCGCCGGGTCCTTCTGTCCTCTATGCAGGGGTGTGCCATTGTTGCCGCCTCTATTGAGGGCGTGCAGCATGAGTTCACCACACTTCCTGGTGTGCTCGAAGATATGACTGAGGTCGTATTGAACCTGAAGCAGGTTCGTATAGCTATGACCACTGATGAGCCTCAGCGGTTGGTTCTCGAAGCCAACAAAAAAGGCCCGGTCAAAGCGAGCATGATTCAGGAGAATCAGAATGCAAAGGTTCTGAACTCCGATCAGCTTATTGCCACTCTCACTGAAGATCGTCCGTTCAAAATGGAGATCGAAGTGCGCATGGGCAAGGGTTACGTCCCCGCTGACATGCATGAAGGTTTGACCGATGAGATCGGTTCCATGATCCTTGATGCGAGCTACTCTCCTGTAAAGAAGGTAGCTTACTCTGTGGAGCAGGCTCGTGTCGGTCAGATGACGAACTATGATAAACTCATCCTTGAAGTCTGGACCGACGGTTCCGTGACTCCTGAGGATGCCTGTGCATACAGTGCCAAGATCCTGAAAGATCAACTCTCTGTGTTCATTAACTTCGATGAGCTGTCTTCCGAAGCCCAAGAGGAAGAAGAAGATTCCATCGATCTGAACCCCAATCTCTTCAAGTCCATTGATGAGCTCGAACTCTCTGTTCGAGCAACCAATTGCTTGAAGGCTGCCAACATTCAGTTGGTGGGAGAGTTGGTACAGCGTACAGAACAGGCCATGCTGAAGACCAAGAACTTCGGTCGTAAGTCTCTTGATGAGATTCGTCGAGTCTTGGATGGAATGCAGCTTAAGTTCGGTATGACCGTTGAGGATTTTGACAAGAAATACCAGGAATGGTTGAAGAGGAAAGAGAAAAATGAGGCATAG
- the rplQ gene encoding 50S ribosomal protein L17: protein MRHRKSGRKLNRSNTHRAAMFKNMARALMTYEQIRTTEAKAKELRRIVDKLITLALRNDLHTRRQAYKVLGSHQMVQRLFDEIGPRFEGGTGGYTRIIKLAQPRKGDCAPMVIIELTKKAQAEAPVEEAPEAPKTEEKGEE from the coding sequence ATGAGGCATAGAAAGTCCGGTCGTAAACTGAATCGGTCCAATACTCACCGCGCTGCCATGTTCAAAAACATGGCCCGCGCGCTCATGACCTACGAGCAGATCCGAACCACTGAAGCCAAAGCTAAAGAACTGCGTCGTATTGTTGACAAGCTCATCACGCTGGCTCTTCGCAATGACCTGCACACCCGCCGCCAGGCTTACAAAGTCCTTGGTAGCCATCAGATGGTGCAGCGTTTGTTTGACGAAATCGGTCCTCGCTTTGAAGGCGGAACCGGTGGGTATACTCGTATTATCAAGCTCGCTCAGCCCCGCAAAGGCGATTGCGCTCCGATGGTCATTATCGAACTGACCAAAAAGGCTCAAGCCGAAGCTCCTGTCGAAGAAGCTCCTGAAGCTCCTAAGACTGAAGAGAAGGGCGAAGAATAA
- a CDS encoding selenium metabolism-associated LysR family transcriptional regulator produces MDIRKLDAFCKVYEMQNFSKAGEVMFLSQPTISSHVANLEEQLGVRLFDRLGRKVIPTQAGHVLYRGAVAIFENLDQAKASIELLRDKVVGELIIGCSTIPSLTIVPDVLSGFSAKYPDVSFSINTLDSSEIMKRVSDGEFPVGIVGQEPDDDQLESYLMSEDEVVVVASPNAPWSDSGTVSLDALTAMPWVMREKGSGTRNVLENALIKAGMTLKDLNIRCQVNGTCETIAHTINGVGVSITSLAASKHLIDSGRLIRLQVPELEGQRQFYLIYHHGRHMFPALKTFIEYIKN; encoded by the coding sequence ATGGATATTCGAAAGTTAGATGCTTTTTGTAAAGTGTATGAGATGCAGAACTTTTCCAAAGCCGGAGAAGTCATGTTTTTATCTCAGCCAACTATCAGTTCCCATGTGGCAAACCTTGAAGAGCAGCTTGGTGTACGACTTTTTGATCGTTTAGGGAGAAAAGTCATTCCAACCCAGGCTGGCCATGTCTTGTATCGTGGGGCAGTTGCGATCTTTGAAAATCTAGATCAAGCAAAGGCTTCTATAGAGTTGCTTCGAGATAAGGTAGTGGGTGAACTAATAATTGGTTGTAGCACTATCCCGTCGTTGACTATAGTTCCTGATGTGCTTTCAGGATTCTCTGCAAAGTATCCTGATGTATCTTTTTCCATCAACACGTTGGATTCCAGTGAAATCATGAAACGTGTTTCTGATGGCGAGTTTCCCGTTGGCATAGTTGGGCAAGAACCTGACGATGACCAACTTGAGTCTTATTTGATGTCAGAAGATGAAGTCGTGGTCGTAGCTTCTCCTAACGCGCCTTGGAGCGATTCCGGTACAGTCTCCCTTGATGCACTTACCGCAATGCCCTGGGTGATGCGAGAAAAAGGATCTGGCACACGTAATGTCCTGGAGAATGCTTTGATTAAAGCGGGGATGACCCTCAAGGATCTGAACATACGCTGTCAGGTAAATGGGACCTGCGAAACAATCGCACACACTATTAATGGGGTTGGTGTCAGCATAACTTCCTTGGCAGCTTCAAAGCACTTGATCGATTCTGGAAGATTGATACGGTTACAAGTGCCAGAACTAGAAGGTCAGCGACAATTTTATTTAATCTACCACCATGGTAGACACATGTTCCCAGCTCTTAAAACGTTTATTGAGTACATCAAGAATTAA
- a CDS encoding menaquinone biosynthetic enzyme MqnA/MqnD family protein, translating to MSLRLGKISYLNVLPIYRPIENGLIDHDFEIVSGPPSELNKLMDAGELDISAASSIEYARHPEKYLLVPNIAIGSRGPVQSVLLLSKYPVEELENKTILVSSQTHTSAALLKVLLAELWKVSPDFVTGDATSQLESGNEFDAILAIGDEALNLRYHPSFPHRVDLGESWRELTGLPFIFGVWIAQRSSFEENPSATVEGCKKLVEARLWGEENIRDICLLASESSCLNQTEMCSYFDGLVYEFGEQELKGLTEFCRYLKRNGLLEKIPPMDFLSL from the coding sequence ATGTCTCTTAGGCTTGGCAAAATCAGCTACCTTAATGTGCTTCCAATATATCGCCCAATTGAAAACGGGTTGATTGATCATGACTTTGAAATAGTCAGTGGACCGCCTTCAGAGCTGAACAAGCTCATGGACGCAGGCGAACTCGATATATCAGCAGCATCCAGCATTGAATATGCACGCCATCCAGAAAAATACCTGCTGGTACCGAACATAGCGATCGGAAGCAGAGGGCCGGTTCAGTCCGTCCTGCTTTTGAGCAAATATCCTGTCGAAGAATTGGAGAATAAGACAATCCTTGTCAGCTCCCAAACCCACACTTCGGCGGCTCTCCTGAAGGTGTTGCTGGCTGAACTATGGAAAGTGTCTCCAGATTTTGTAACGGGCGATGCGACGAGCCAACTGGAATCAGGTAACGAGTTTGATGCAATATTGGCTATAGGTGACGAAGCGCTGAACCTTCGTTACCACCCTTCTTTCCCTCACAGAGTGGACTTGGGCGAGTCTTGGCGCGAATTGACGGGGCTGCCCTTCATTTTTGGTGTGTGGATCGCACAACGATCCAGCTTTGAAGAGAACCCATCGGCTACGGTTGAGGGATGTAAAAAGTTGGTCGAAGCTAGGTTGTGGGGTGAAGAAAATATTCGCGATATCTGTTTGCTAGCCTCCGAAAGCAGTTGCTTGAATCAAACAGAAATGTGTTCCTACTTCGACGGCCTTGTGTACGAGTTTGGAGAGCAGGAACTAAAAGGACTCACAGAATTCTGCCGCTATCTTAAAAGAAATGGATTATTGGAAAAGATTCCACCGATGGACTTCCTGTCCTTATAA
- the mqnC gene encoding cyclic dehypoxanthinyl futalosine synthase: MNLQSVYQKILNGERIGFDEARTLYNEADFYDLGYLAHQIRLRKHPEPTVTYVIDRNINYSNICVCCCKFCAFYKEPDQDGGYVLSYEEIGQKIAETIELGGTQILMQGGHHPDLPLSWYEDMLRHIKSNYNIHIHAFSPPEVVFWSELEQIPVAEVISRLRNAGLDSIPGGGAEILVDEVRSEVAPNKCPADQWLGVMEEAHNQGLRTTATMMFGHKETPEQRLEHLFAVRETQDRTSGFTAFIPWTFQPDYTELPECRKLTSTEYLRTLAVSRIVLDNIDNIQVSWVTMGPKIAQLALYFGGNDFGSTMIEENVVKAAGVAFRLSKEEIHRLVIDAGFAPQQRTMDYTPLETK, translated from the coding sequence ATGAACCTTCAATCAGTTTACCAAAAGATTTTGAACGGCGAGCGCATTGGCTTTGATGAAGCTCGTACACTGTATAATGAGGCAGATTTTTACGATCTGGGCTATCTGGCACATCAGATTCGCCTTCGTAAACATCCTGAACCAACCGTCACGTATGTGATCGACAGAAACATCAACTACTCAAATATTTGCGTGTGTTGTTGCAAGTTCTGCGCTTTCTACAAGGAGCCGGATCAGGATGGCGGCTACGTGCTGAGCTATGAAGAAATTGGCCAGAAAATAGCCGAGACCATAGAACTGGGCGGCACGCAAATCCTCATGCAGGGTGGACACCACCCCGACCTGCCACTTTCCTGGTACGAAGATATGCTGCGTCATATCAAATCGAATTACAATATCCATATTCATGCTTTTTCTCCGCCCGAAGTCGTTTTTTGGAGCGAATTGGAACAGATTCCTGTCGCTGAGGTGATTTCGAGACTTCGCAACGCCGGACTGGATTCGATCCCTGGTGGCGGTGCTGAGATTCTGGTCGATGAAGTGCGTTCCGAAGTCGCCCCCAACAAGTGCCCAGCCGACCAGTGGCTTGGCGTCATGGAAGAGGCTCACAACCAGGGATTGCGCACAACTGCCACCATGATGTTTGGGCATAAGGAAACTCCCGAGCAACGTTTGGAGCACCTCTTTGCCGTTCGTGAGACCCAGGACCGTACAAGTGGGTTTACCGCATTCATTCCCTGGACATTTCAGCCTGATTATACTGAGCTTCCAGAGTGCAGAAAACTGACCAGCACCGAGTACCTCAGAACGCTGGCTGTTTCGCGAATCGTTTTGGATAACATCGACAACATTCAGGTGTCATGGGTAACAATGGGTCCGAAAATCGCGCAACTCGCCCTCTATTTCGGAGGAAACGACTTTGGGTCGACCATGATCGAAGAAAACGTCGTAAAAGCTGCAGGGGTGGCCTTCAGGCTATCAAAAGAGGAAATCCACAGACTGGTCATTGACGCAGGGTTCGCCCCGCAACAACGCACTATGGATTACACCCCCTTGGAGACGAAATAG
- the mqnE gene encoding aminofutalosine synthase MqnE, translating into MQLLSNDYFANMGLKEIRGKVEAGERLSFEDGVTLFECPEPLAVGALAHKVRTRLHDNKAYYVVNQHVNYTNVCINGCVFCAYQREEGQDGTFVLTKEDILAKIEGAALSPREIHIVGGCHPKLPLSYFEDVMSSVKDRFPEVVLKCFTAVEIAHFARLENTTTLDVLTRLHAAGLDMLPGGGAEIFAESVRSQICPRKSTADEWLAVHEEAHSIGMKTNCTMLFGHIESQEDRLDHLIRLRESQDRGGGYTCFIPLPFLTENSQLTIEKPLTGLEELRTIAISRLMLDNIPHIKAYWVMLGVKQAQAALKFGADDFDGTVVEEKIGHEAGATSEQGLSHTELQDMIRGCGCTPVERDGFFNEV; encoded by the coding sequence ATGCAACTGCTGAGTAACGATTACTTCGCCAACATGGGTCTCAAAGAAATTCGTGGCAAAGTTGAAGCAGGTGAACGCCTGTCTTTTGAAGACGGCGTCACACTGTTTGAGTGTCCTGAGCCGCTGGCTGTTGGCGCCCTGGCACACAAAGTTCGGACCCGATTACACGACAACAAGGCTTACTATGTTGTGAATCAGCATGTGAACTATACCAATGTCTGCATCAACGGATGTGTTTTTTGTGCCTACCAGCGCGAAGAAGGACAGGATGGTACGTTCGTCCTTACCAAAGAAGATATCCTTGCCAAGATCGAAGGGGCAGCCTTAAGCCCTCGTGAAATCCATATCGTTGGCGGGTGTCACCCCAAGTTGCCTCTCTCCTATTTCGAAGATGTCATGTCTTCCGTGAAAGACCGATTCCCCGAAGTGGTTCTCAAGTGCTTTACTGCCGTTGAAATTGCTCATTTTGCTCGGCTTGAAAACACTACCACGCTTGATGTCCTCACCCGACTTCATGCTGCCGGTCTCGACATGCTGCCAGGTGGCGGAGCTGAGATATTTGCAGAATCCGTTCGAAGCCAGATTTGCCCACGTAAGTCTACTGCCGATGAATGGCTCGCTGTTCACGAGGAAGCTCATTCCATCGGAATGAAAACCAACTGCACGATGCTTTTCGGGCATATTGAATCGCAGGAAGACCGACTCGACCATCTCATTCGACTGAGGGAATCGCAGGACCGAGGCGGTGGCTACACCTGTTTTATTCCTCTGCCCTTTCTCACTGAAAACAGTCAACTGACCATCGAGAAGCCTTTAACCGGGCTGGAAGAGCTTCGCACCATCGCCATCAGCAGACTGATGCTCGACAATATTCCTCACATCAAAGCATATTGGGTCATGCTTGGAGTGAAACAAGCACAGGCCGCCCTCAAGTTCGGAGCGGATGATTTCGACGGAACGGTTGTCGAAGAGAAAATCGGCCATGAAGCCGGGGCGACCAGTGAGCAGGGGCTGAGCCACACAGAACTGCAAGACATGATCCGCGGGTGTGGCTGCACCCCTGTGGAACGAGATGGCTTCTTCAACGAGGTGTAA
- a CDS encoding TetR/AcrR family transcriptional regulator, whose amino-acid sequence MTEKLTAYTSNDHLVTITIRHFKEQENMSRVQPTFDNLPEEKRDRVLQEATREFADHGYEQASINRMVKRLGIAKGSLFKYFGNKKGLFEYLFGQALAEFKRPLKAIRDTSGKDFFQRIENSFLASAAFIDSHPHLYSIYLKMLFNEHFPMRDHFLGEIRGAHAKYLRQLVQNGIESGQLRPELDVDETVFILHSVLDRFLQNHAVPSLDKGIEPEKQRLKDKARAMTDFLRHGLGNTSS is encoded by the coding sequence TTGACAGAGAAGCTCACTGCCTATACATCTAATGACCACCTGGTCACCATTACAATAAGGCATTTTAAAGAGCAAGAAAACATGTCCCGCGTACAACCCACTTTTGACAATCTTCCTGAAGAAAAACGCGACCGTGTTTTGCAGGAAGCAACACGAGAATTTGCTGACCACGGGTATGAACAGGCCAGCATCAATCGAATGGTCAAACGACTCGGTATTGCCAAGGGGTCATTGTTCAAATATTTCGGGAATAAGAAGGGATTATTTGAATACCTTTTCGGACAAGCTCTTGCCGAATTCAAGAGACCACTGAAAGCCATTCGTGACACGTCAGGTAAGGATTTTTTTCAACGCATCGAAAACAGCTTCCTTGCCAGTGCCGCATTCATCGATTCGCACCCGCACCTCTATAGTATCTACCTCAAGATGCTGTTTAACGAGCACTTTCCCATGCGCGATCATTTCCTTGGGGAGATCCGGGGTGCACATGCAAAGTATTTACGTCAACTGGTTCAAAACGGCATTGAAAGCGGGCAACTGCGGCCTGAGTTGGATGTTGATGAAACCGTTTTCATCCTTCACTCGGTCCTTGATCGTTTTCTACAAAACCATGCAGTCCCTTCGCTGGACAAAGGGATTGAACCAGAAAAACAACGCTTGAAAGACAAAGCCAGGGCCATGACGGATTTTCTACGCCATGGTTTAGGCAACACGTCATCTTAG
- a CDS encoding 1,4-dihydroxy-6-naphthoate synthase — translation MLKLGYSPCPNDTFIFHGLASGNVNWPGGLDILLADVEALNTMAAEEALDVVKVSVAAAATILDKYVLLRAGGAMGYGVGPIVVGIQEQDMTALDGKTVAIPGRNTTANLLFGLCCKEKGISVTLKEMVFDEVMPAVKSGEVAAGVVIHEGRFTFEAMGLHRMMDLGQWWEEHTGLPIPLGAIAVRRSLGPEVAAQMNEAIRQSLLAARKNPEGCKAYIKEHAQEMDDAVIEEHIRTFVTDYSLDVGEGGMKAVERLLSEAGFSDGEAFVAL, via the coding sequence ATGCTGAAGCTTGGTTATTCTCCATGTCCCAATGATACGTTTATTTTTCATGGTTTGGCGTCAGGAAATGTCAACTGGCCCGGTGGGTTGGATATATTGCTTGCTGATGTTGAAGCTTTGAACACCATGGCTGCTGAAGAAGCTTTGGATGTCGTAAAGGTATCTGTTGCCGCTGCTGCCACCATACTGGATAAATACGTTCTGCTTCGGGCCGGTGGGGCCATGGGGTACGGGGTTGGTCCCATCGTGGTGGGAATTCAGGAGCAAGACATGACCGCGCTGGATGGAAAAACTGTAGCTATCCCCGGCAGGAACACAACTGCAAACCTGTTGTTCGGGCTGTGCTGCAAGGAGAAGGGTATATCTGTTACTCTCAAGGAAATGGTCTTTGATGAAGTGATGCCGGCTGTAAAGTCCGGTGAAGTAGCCGCCGGTGTGGTCATCCACGAAGGGCGATTTACTTTCGAGGCTATGGGATTACATCGCATGATGGATTTAGGTCAGTGGTGGGAAGAACACACAGGACTGCCTATTCCGCTTGGAGCAATTGCTGTTCGCCGTTCCCTGGGGCCTGAAGTCGCTGCGCAGATGAATGAAGCTATCCGTCAAAGCCTTCTCGCTGCTAGAAAGAATCCGGAAGGATGCAAAGCATATATTAAAGAGCATGCTCAGGAAATGGATGATGCGGTCATTGAGGAGCACATCCGTACCTTCGTTACTGACTACAGTCTGGATGTTGGTGAGGGTGGTATGAAGGCTGTTGAGCGCTTGTTGTCAGAAGCCGGTTTTAGTGACGGTGAGGCTTTCGTCGCACTTTAA
- a CDS encoding DMT family transporter — protein MTVTEGKGKAFFALCAGVFLWASSFVALKIAFQHFDPMIVIFGRMLIASICFLFVFKSLKNIDYRAGDWKLLLFMGVCEPGFYFIFEALALTYTDASQAGMICALLPLLIAVAARFTLGEKVSRKTLSGFCLAISGAIILSAAAESSSNAPNPILGNFLEFIAMICATGYMITLKGLTPRYNPWFLTMVQAFIGTMFYFPLLFLPTTTMPTEFSFIGISAIVYLGVFVTLAAYGLYNYGMSKIPASQASAFVNLIPVITLFLSWLMLGERLNMIQYAASFLVLAGVYISQDKKKEPVPEKSTTPAAP, from the coding sequence ATGACTGTCACGGAAGGAAAAGGTAAAGCGTTTTTCGCACTTTGCGCCGGAGTTTTTCTCTGGGCCAGTTCATTTGTTGCGCTGAAAATCGCTTTTCAGCACTTCGATCCGATGATTGTCATATTCGGGCGAATGCTTATCGCCTCCATCTGCTTTCTTTTCGTATTCAAGTCACTGAAGAACATTGATTACCGCGCAGGAGACTGGAAACTGCTGCTGTTCATGGGGGTCTGTGAGCCAGGGTTCTATTTCATTTTTGAAGCGCTCGCCCTGACATATACGGACGCCTCCCAAGCCGGTATGATCTGCGCCCTGCTCCCGCTGCTCATTGCCGTGGCAGCCCGCTTCACCTTGGGAGAAAAGGTATCCAGAAAAACACTCAGTGGCTTCTGTCTGGCTATTTCCGGTGCGATCATTCTTTCTGCAGCAGCGGAAAGTTCTTCAAATGCCCCCAACCCGATACTTGGGAACTTCCTCGAATTCATCGCCATGATCTGTGCGACAGGTTACATGATCACCCTGAAAGGGCTGACTCCCAGGTACAATCCATGGTTTTTAACGATGGTTCAGGCATTCATCGGGACCATGTTCTATTTCCCATTGCTGTTCCTGCCAACAACAACTATGCCCACCGAATTTTCATTCATTGGCATTTCTGCAATTGTTTATCTCGGAGTTTTCGTAACTCTGGCAGCCTATGGGTTGTATAATTATGGGATGTCCAAAATTCCGGCCAGTCAAGCTTCGGCCTTCGTCAATCTTATTCCGGTCATCACCCTCTTCCTCAGCTGGCTCATGCTGGGTGAACGCCTGAACATGATTCAGTATGCCGCTTCTTTCCTCGTGTTGGCAGGCGTATACATCAGCCAGGATAAAAAGAAGGAACCGGTTCCAGAGAAAAGCACCACGCCTGCTGCTCCGTAA
- the yjgA gene encoding ribosome biogenesis factor YjgA: MRKKQKRDLYAPEEFDEIEEGPSRSQLKREMHELQKLGGDFAALGDKVIKETDLPPEVEEALLLIKKLTKHEARRRHMQYVGKLMRTFDTTRVREIVEAAQQGHAIKTAEFHQMEQLRDRLVDGDDDLLQSMFTAYPEDGQRLRQLVLGARREKLKGQPPKNSRALFKMLKKLPPMPEKDSPAS, from the coding sequence ATGAGAAAAAAACAAAAAAGAGACCTTTACGCCCCTGAAGAGTTTGATGAAATTGAAGAAGGGCCAAGTCGCTCGCAACTCAAAAGGGAAATGCACGAACTGCAGAAACTCGGTGGCGATTTTGCCGCTCTAGGTGATAAAGTCATCAAGGAAACCGACCTCCCCCCGGAAGTTGAAGAAGCGCTCCTCCTCATTAAGAAGCTGACCAAACATGAAGCTCGGCGTCGACATATGCAATATGTGGGCAAGCTCATGCGCACTTTCGATACCACACGGGTTCGGGAAATTGTCGAAGCCGCCCAACAAGGACATGCGATCAAAACCGCTGAATTCCATCAAATGGAACAACTGCGGGATCGGCTGGTCGATGGCGACGACGATCTCCTCCAGTCGATGTTCACTGCGTACCCAGAAGATGGTCAACGCTTGCGCCAGTTGGTGTTGGGAGCCAGAAGGGAAAAGCTGAAAGGTCAGCCTCCCAAAAACAGCCGAGCCTTATTCAAAATGCTCAAGAAATTGCCACCTATGCCGGAAAAAGATTCTCCGGCCTCTTGA
- a CDS encoding ABC-type transport auxiliary lipoprotein family protein — protein sequence MMNKTTIPCLLVLLMLSAGCVKLGSEPLDKQFYRLMPERSAETTHVKRDLILKVRRLSISEIYNTRELVYQLDNGRVESDFYNMFFVSPRSMLTTELRSWLKEADIFASIIEPGSMIIPGLTLEGVVNSLYGDYATSEPVAVVAMQFFLVDENTPDNTIVFSKDYTQRVPLTEPTPEKLVQGMTTGVQLIFEELEKDLAQTPLQ from the coding sequence ATGATGAATAAAACCACCATCCCCTGTTTGCTCGTACTGCTCATGCTCAGCGCAGGTTGCGTAAAGCTGGGTAGCGAACCGTTAGACAAGCAATTTTATCGATTGATGCCCGAACGCAGTGCAGAAACGACGCATGTCAAAAGAGATTTGATTCTTAAAGTACGCCGATTGAGCATATCTGAAATCTACAATACCCGAGAACTCGTCTATCAGTTGGATAACGGACGAGTGGAATCGGATTTCTACAACATGTTCTTTGTCTCTCCGCGGTCCATGCTTACTACGGAATTGCGGTCCTGGCTGAAAGAGGCAGATATTTTCGCCAGCATAATCGAACCCGGCTCCATGATTATTCCCGGATTGACCCTCGAAGGTGTTGTCAATTCACTGTATGGCGACTATGCCACTAGTGAACCTGTGGCTGTTGTAGCCATGCAGTTTTTCCTTGTGGATGAAAACACGCCGGACAATACTATCGTTTTTTCCAAAGACTACACGCAACGCGTCCCTCTGACTGAGCCTACGCCCGAAAAGCTGGTTCAAGGAATGACGACCGGTGTTCAACTGATATTCGAAGAACTTGAAAAAGACCTGGCCCAAACGCCACTGCAATAA